The window AGACGGTATCCCGCGTATCGGGCTTGCTTCCGAGCGAGCTTGTGACGCAGGAGAAATTGACCGTGACCGACATCTTCAACCGGGAGTATATCCCGACGAAGCAAGACGACGTGCTGGGCCTCGCCGACGTCGTGCTCGTGGACGGGAAGGCGTATACGCCGCAGCCCGGAACGCCGGCCGATATGGTCAAGAAGATGCGCGTCGTGCGCCGCGAGGAGCCGATCGGCGATCTGCTCAAGCGGATCGAAGAAGCGCTCGCGAAGCTGCCGGAGAAGAGCCGCCGGCCGATCGAATCGTACCGTCCGACGGACGGCTACGGCGACGCTCCGAGCGAGGTCGATCCTCGCTCGGAGAACGGTTTGCCGCCGGCGGCGCCTCCATGGGTAAAGCTGACGAAGACGGACAAGGGCGCGCAAGTGCAATTCGGCGCCAGCTATAACGGCGACGTCGCCGGATACCGCGTCTTCCGTTCCGTCGACGGCGGTCCGTTCCAGCCGCTTCCGGAGAAGACGATTCGCACCGGAGAGACGCTCAGCTTCGTCGATCAGACGAGCGCGGACCGCATCTACGGATACTACATCGTATCCGTCGACATCGCCGGGCGCGTCTCCGAGCCGAGCGAGGTCGTCTACACGGGCGATCCGTTCCCGCTGTCGCTCGGGGAAGGCGATGGCGCACCGCTCGAGCCGCTCCCCGGCGACGAGGCGGCCGACGCGCCGAAGGCGCCGGGCAAGCCGTCCGCGAAGACGCGGGACTTGGGCGTTCGTCTCGAGTGGACGCCCAGCGCCGCGGCGGATCAGGTCGACGAGTATCGCATCTACTACGCGCCCGAGGAAGGCGGACCATATAACCAGATCGGCGTCTCCGGCAGCGCGGAATTCGAATTCCTGTCGCTGACGACTGCCGGGTGGTACCGAGTGACGGCCGCGAACTCGGCCGGAGAGTCCCCTCCCTCCGCCGCGGTGCAATTCAAACCGTAATCCAACGAAGAAGAGGCTGTCCCAAAAGTGGGTAAAATCCATTTACGGGTAGCCATCCCCCTATGAAAAACTTGAAAACGGTCGGTCAGGATGGTCTATTCCTGATCGACCGTTTTCACTTTTTGGCTTATTGCTGTTCGCTTAAGGAGGTTACGGACGAGTGAAAGCCACCCGACCTCCAAGCTCTCTTTTGGCAAGCTTCGAAGATTCCAATTGGGTTTAATGACGACAGGCGGCTCATTCGGTTTTACAGAAGCGCGAGGGGAGCGGGGTATGGGTGGAGGATTTTACGTCTGCCTCTTGAACGTCGTGTTGTACCCTTCTAATCTCATCTAAAGAACACGACGTTCAGTGGCGGCCGGAACCCGTACCCCCTCCCGCTAAGAGCATGATTGTAAAAAGAAGGAGCCGCCCCTAAGTCATTTTACGACTTTTGGGACAGCCCCTTTCAATTCACGATCGTTTCCGATTCGTTACATGACGCCGAGCATCCGTTCCACGATCGCCGCCGACCGCTCCGCCGCCAGCTTCGTGAATTCGGGGAAATTCACGTGGGCCGAGCCGTCCGCTTTATCCGACATCGATCGAAGCACGACGAATGGCGTGCCGTTCATTCGACATACTTGCGCGACCGCCGCTCCCTCCATCTCGACGCATGCGCCTTGATGCTCGCGATACAGTCCCGCGACGACGTCTCGATTCGCGACGAATTGGTCGCCGGACAGAATGCGTCCCGTGCGCGTCAGGCCGGGATACAAGCTCTCTCCGGCCGCGACCGCCGCTTCGACGAGCGTCGGGTCCGCCGGAAACACCGACTCCCCTGCGTACGGGATGACGCCCTTCTCGAAGCCGAGCGGCGTCACGTCCATATCGTGCTGCAACAAATCGGTGGACACGACGATGTCGCCGATATTCAGCTCCGGATGAACCGCGCCGGCCACTCCCGTAAACACGATCGCCTCGACGCCGAAGCCGTCGATTAAGAGCTGCGTGCAGACGGCGGCGTTCACCTTGCCGACCCCGCACTTGCACACGATGACGCGCTTGCCGTTCCATTCGCCTTCTCGGAAGCGGATGCCCGCCTTCACCGTCTCGACGTTCCCGTCCATGCGGAGCAAGAAGCGTTCCACCTCTTCGTCCATCGCGCCGATAATGCCTAATGTCTTATAGTCCACTTGTATATGTCCTCCTGGGCAAAAAAATAGGGCTCATTAGATATGAGCCACAGATTTACGCATAATCGTCTCGTGAGGCAAGACGACGACCGGGTTGGATACCGGCTCTTTCTTCATCAGCTTCGTCAACAACCGCATCGATACGGCGCCGATGTCGTACATCGGCTGCGCCACCGTGGACAGCTGCGGACGCACCATGGAAGCC is drawn from Paenibacillus antri and contains these coding sequences:
- a CDS encoding 5'-methylthioadenosine/adenosylhomocysteine nucleosidase → MDYKTLGIIGAMDEEVERFLLRMDGNVETVKAGIRFREGEWNGKRVIVCKCGVGKVNAAVCTQLLIDGFGVEAIVFTGVAGAVHPELNIGDIVVSTDLLQHDMDVTPLGFEKGVIPYAGESVFPADPTLVEAAVAAGESLYPGLTRTGRILSGDQFVANRDVVAGLYREHQGACVEMEGAAVAQVCRMNGTPFVVLRSMSDKADGSAHVNFPEFTKLAAERSAAIVERMLGVM